The proteins below are encoded in one region of Legionella antarctica:
- a CDS encoding tRNA-binding protein has translation MIVTYDDFNKIELCSGIVVKVEEFTRAIKPACKVWVDFGKDLGVLQTSAQVTVHYTPESLLGRSVVGCVNLGEKNIAGFTSQFLLVGFTDENGAICLITSDPKVPNGQKLH, from the coding sequence ATGATTGTGACATATGATGATTTTAATAAAATAGAGCTGTGTTCCGGAATTGTGGTCAAAGTAGAGGAGTTTACACGCGCTATAAAGCCTGCCTGTAAAGTATGGGTGGATTTTGGAAAGGATTTGGGCGTACTACAAACATCAGCTCAAGTCACCGTTCACTACACTCCGGAGTCTTTACTAGGACGCTCAGTGGTCGGTTGTGTGAATTTAGGTGAAAAGAACATTGCAGGCTTTACTTCACAATTTTTATTGGTTGGTTTTACCGATGAGAACGGAGCCATCTGCCTCATTACATCCGATCCCAAAGTTCCTAATGGACAAAAACTACATTAA
- a CDS encoding alpha/beta fold hydrolase yields the protein MSKYLWTSLRARLQYIKSREGKPFNWVLLPGGPGLGSESLTDLSSLLQLPGTIWHLDLPGDGSNVTEDNKHYFSHWSDALIEAVASLEQVILVAHSTGGMYALATAKLEGLLTGLVLMDSAPDASWQTVFMSYVKRNPIDALEKLNKKYLEQPNNELLKKMTIASAPYLFTSAGLTKALSFFESLPFNYESCEWSAQFFDSDYVSQWIPETIPTLIFAGERDQLTPLTLFRNSMLFQRDNIFIREIREAGHFPWIDNPEEVSLAFVEYCQRL from the coding sequence ATGAGTAAATATCTTTGGACTTCTTTAAGAGCACGTCTACAATATATCAAAAGCAGAGAGGGTAAGCCATTTAACTGGGTCTTATTGCCTGGGGGACCAGGGCTTGGCTCTGAGTCACTTACGGATTTATCCTCATTACTGCAACTACCAGGTACTATTTGGCACCTTGATTTGCCAGGTGATGGCTCAAACGTCACCGAAGACAACAAGCATTATTTTTCTCATTGGTCTGACGCTCTTATTGAAGCCGTTGCATCGCTGGAACAGGTGATTCTTGTTGCCCATTCAACTGGAGGGATGTATGCTTTGGCAACAGCAAAGCTAGAGGGGTTACTCACCGGTTTGGTATTAATGGATTCTGCACCTGATGCATCCTGGCAAACTGTATTTATGAGCTACGTCAAGAGGAATCCTATTGACGCACTCGAAAAGCTGAACAAAAAATACCTCGAACAACCCAATAATGAACTCCTGAAAAAGATGACTATTGCCTCTGCCCCATACTTGTTTACTTCAGCCGGATTAACAAAGGCTCTTTCTTTTTTTGAATCTCTGCCCTTCAATTATGAGAGCTGTGAGTGGTCTGCACAATTTTTTGACAGCGATTATGTATCTCAATGGATACCAGAAACGATCCCGACACTGATTTTTGCTGGCGAGCGTGATCAGTTAACCCCATTAACATTATTTAGAAACTCAATGCTGTTTCAGCGTGATAATATTTTCATCAGGGAAATTCGTGAGGCTGGGCATTTTCCCTGGATTGATAATCCTGAAGAAGTGAGCTTGGCTTTTGTCGAATATTGCCAGAGGTTATAA